ACAAATGAGGGCGTTACTTGCCCTTGCCAATCGGCGAATATAGCGCCTTCTTGATCATTCACTGTCGTAAAGCTGTAGTTATGTTCGCTTAAATAATCATGCAATTCTTGGTTATTGCCGGATTTTATGGCGACGGTCACCACGGGATAATTCCCTTGTTTGGCAAGCGTATTTACCGCAGGCGAAGTGGTGCGACATATTGGACACCACGTACCCCAAAAATAAACCAACGTTGGCTTATCGGCACTTAAAGTCGCTAAATCAACGGTTTGCCCTTGATAGTCGGTCAGTTGTAATTGCGGATTGGTAGGCATAATCGGCTGTCGCCACCAATTAATGGCAGTATAAATAACGATAAATACCGTGCCATAAAGTAGGATAGTTTTAAGCAGCGATAGCAGTCGCTTTTTAGGGCTTGGTTTGGTCTGAACTTTTTCAATATCGCTAGTTTTAATCATAGTATTTGCTTTGTTTGTTTTATCATTTTAAGTACGTCATTTTTAAGTAAAGGGTTTGCATTCATTATTTTTAGCAGATAAAAATAAACGGCTGAATGGTCAGCCGTATTATTTTTTTACGATTATTCTTTTAGGAACATTAAGGCTTTAAGGCACGATCTTGCAGCGGCTCACCCTCTAACACGCTGCCCGTATTTTCATGGCGCTCTTCATCACTCAGCTTACTGGCGGGCACTTTTACCTTTTTCTTCCAGCGCAGGCTAAATAAATCATCACGGCGGTCAATCAGGTTATGAACTGAGCCTTCATTACGCACATGAATCAGTTTATCGAGGTCGATATCAGAGAAAAAGACCATTTCGGTATTGGGGGTGGTTTCTGCCATAATAGCATCATGCGGAAAAGCAAAGTCAGACGGCGAGAAAATAGACGACTGCGCGTACTGAATATCAAGGCTTTCCACTTGAGGTAAGTTACCGACCGAGCCGCAAATCATCACATAGCATTCATTTTCAACGGCACGGGCTTGGGCGCAAATACGCACGCGTAAATAGCCATTTTTAGTATCTGTCCAAAACGGTACAAATAAGATA
This genomic window from Psychrobacter urativorans contains:
- a CDS encoding protein disulfide oxidoreductase is translated as MIKTSDIEKVQTKPSPKKRLLSLLKTILLYGTVFIVIYTAINWWRQPIMPTNPQLQLTDYQGQTVDLATLSADKPTLVYFWGTWCPICRTTSPAVNTLAKQGNYPVVTVAIKSGNNQELHDYLSEHNYSFTTVNDQEGAIFADWQGQVTPSFVILKDGEMSQGLTGIQPLWSLKLRLWLSSL